A region of Poecile atricapillus isolate bPoeAtr1 chromosome 24, bPoeAtr1.hap1, whole genome shotgun sequence DNA encodes the following proteins:
- the AHDC1 gene encoding transcription factor Gibbin isoform X1, which translates to MEAHGRLREAWGGRRCPGLLRGGSRDPGQAISAEIPRKALGELWASINSVCQPSGNRALKCSCYSPECLEPALDGSSVACQPLALENGASPPAEWFPRAQGSGPRQPGSDGDSRSFRVNLHCKHPRNRELKCNSRSSSKAEGPGVTFPDPHVSNCSAKRHAGEEEVRMRVKPPGPVVTTSVVRGSPDYVREPKFYPPGHPVQRPPACPAEKALSCSVLSFPEGSCPALGREHQAGSLLHGDPADRCQSVHGGTKAAEDLLGCAGEPRILGGSAEEASARDRAPKTFPNATLASGRCNVDSILALLRSKCGNGHINLHPVVQLIDIMKDLNRLSEDLKNSGVHLDCGSLRGGGGAHEDSRLLPADRDLQYSFFSSPSLANSIRSPEERGVLLKSDPSRHPRPPARDGEADGGGGSAPQPPGHSVGVGDVSKAPADEAGCSQPDASDYSELAEADILNELASLACPGTQLLESQAMEPQPQLLPAQELDSQSRLLDSQSLESQPQLLDSQSLEPLPESLELQNLEPLGLQSLEPLSESLELQSLEPLSESLELQSLEPLAEPLGLQTLEPLPGALEPPLLPTEPSLLEAQPLGTVSELLEAQPGAGDPLRPHGLQPRLGGCPLSTMVKRGPCGGRGGGRCGEDHRKYALRRTDKPKMLCRRRRAGRGRRVDVTPESRVLSPLALPTEMPPGPEEPDTPVLSPPPPPSPTTLDPNEMPKAPPAGKKSKCRGVRKMVVKMAKIPVSLGRRNKTTYKVSSLSSNLNLEGKELAASSSMEPTPLLKMKNNGRNVVVVFPPGEMPIILKRKRGRPPKNLLLGQAKPKEPTPEVKKRRRRKQKLASPQPSYIADTNDSKADYSDVLAKLAFLNRQSQCSGRCSPPRCWTPSEPESIHQAPDTQSISHFLHRVQGFRRRGGKAGGFGGRGGSHAARAARCSFSDFFEGIGKKKKAPSALHADPVHPRKRGRLEPDPVGKPKRKRRARKNGALFPEPSSGQSFGDGPAAEWPGGEKGSPWAPHHGHPGGQAGRNGGYQGAEARPFHAAGLESGSSGRAAFYAGSAPSSQTESGPERHSLFTGYFRSLLDSDDSSDLLDFALSASRSESRKSAAAYTAPPAALPGQRGMAAYTARGGKVPAASPAAEAAFHAAMQGRPAFPPGRASAGYGVTQSSSECRGTESFPKLAPPSAVSRSPTAHPAASGTPGYSPYGSYGSAGQSVAPASVFPAGKQYPSAQDCPNSKDCSFAYGSGSSLPSSPSSAHSAGYAPPTAGPSLPLGKAAFFNSAEQGGQFSSAAHTPLRCDSRASTVSPGGYMVPKGSASFQPSPENCRQFPSAAPWAFRQGYGGLDWSSEAFSQLYNPGFECHLNEPNVILDISNYTPQKAKQQTVSETFSESSSDSTQFNQPAGYRRANSEASSSEGQSSLSSLEKLMMDWNEASSAPGYNWNQSVLFQSNSKPGRGRRKKVDMFDTSHLSFSSSSSSSSVYPSKRNTGPRQPRGSRGACASKKERGTGKAKFPTKSQAVNPLFQESTDLGLDYYSGDSSMSPLPSQSRGFGVGERDPCDYTGPYSMNPSTPSDGTFVQGFQSDSPGLGQPDLESKHFPALPHQLAAPGQQTVFEAGLQKAFSPNCSPTLAFKEDLRAGSIRKLPACDSLKHSMQGGALPHAPHLACRDLPMPQPHYDSPSCKNPPYWYSPNASTRSPSYDGKAGTGMLVDFMGRTDPPCLNPHLSSPSGTHPSKGEKEPLEMSRAHHRGPYACPLINDLNISPVPRDSMLQLQDNYRYPSFAPQGHPVMAPTQKSGFLGPMVEQQHPEDTFTVTSL; encoded by the exons ATGGGAGCTCGGTCGCCTGCCAGCCCCTCGCACTGGAGAACGGCGCCAGCCCGCCAGCCGAGTGGTTCCCGCGTGCCCAGGGCTCCGGCCCCCGCCAGCCCGGCAGCGACGGCGACAGCAGGAGCTTCCGAGTGAACCTACACTGCAAACACCCCCGAAACAG AGAGCTCAAGTGCAatagcaggagcagcagcaaagccgAGG GTCCTGGTGTCACCTTCCCTGACCCCCATGTCAGCAACTGCTCGGCCAAGCGGCACGCGGGGGAGGAGGAGGTCAGGATGCGTGTGAAGCCCCCGGGCCCAGTGGTAACGACCAGCGTTGTGCGCGGCTCGCCCGACTACGTCCGAGAGCCCAAATTCTACCCGCCGGGACACCCGGTGCAGCGGCCCCCAGCCTGCCCGGCCGAGAAGGCGTTATCCTGCAGCGTGCTCAGCTTCCCTGAGGGGTCGTGCCCCGCGCTCGGCCGGGAGCACCAGGCAGGCTCGCTGCTGCACGGCGACCCGGCCGACCGCTGCCAGAGCGTCCACGGGGGCACCAAGGCGGCCGAGGACCTGCTGGGCTGCGCCGGGGAGCCCCGGATCCTGGGGGGCAGCGCGGAGGAGGCATCCGCCCGCGACCGGGCGCCCAAAACCTTCCCCAACGCGACACTGGCCTCGGGCCGCTGCAACGTAGACAGCATCCTCGCCTTGCTCCGGAGCAAGTGCGGCAACGGGCACATCAACCTCCACCCCGTGGTGCAGCTCATCGACATCATGAAGGACCTCAACCGCCTCTCCGAGGACCTCAAGAACAGCGGGGTGCACCTGGACTGTGGCAGCCTccgcggtggcggcggggctcaCGAGGACAGCCGCCTCCTGCCCGCTGACCGTGACCTCCAGTACAGCTTCTTCTCCTCGCCCTCCCTGGCCAACAGCATCCGCAGCCCCGAGGAGCGGGGGGTGCTCCTCAAATCCGACCCGTCGCGGCACCCCCGGCCCCCGGCGCGCGATGGAGAAGCTGATGGAGGCGGGGGGAGCGCCCCGCAGCCCCCAGGACACAGTGTGGGTGTGGGGGATGTCTCCAAAGCTCCGGCGGATGAAGCCGGCTGCTCCCAGCCCGATGCCAGCGATTACTCGGAGCTGGCCGAGGCGGACATCCTGAACGAGCTGGCCTCCCTGGCTTGCCCGGGGACGCAGCTGCTGGAGTCGCAGGCGATGGAGCCGCAGCCCCAGTTGCTGCCAGCCCAAGAGCTGGACTCCCAATCCCGGCTGTTGGATTCCCAGTCCCTCGagtcacagccccagctgcttgATTCGCAGAGCCTGGAGCCGCTGCCAGAGTCGCTGGAGCTGCAAAACCTGGAGCCGCTGGGGCTGCAGTCGCTGGAGCCGCTCTCCGAGTCGCTGGAGCTGCAGTCGCTGGAGCCTCTGTCCGAGTCGCTGGAGCTGCAGTCGCTGGAGCCACTGGCGGagcccctggggctgcagaCCCTGGAGCCGCTGCCCGGAGCGCTGGAGCCGCCGCTGCTGCCCACCGAGCCCTCGCTGCTGGAGGCGCAGCCCCTGGGAACCGTCTCGGAGCTGCTGGAGGCGCAGCCGGGCGCTGGGGACCCTCTGCGGCCCCACGGGCTGCAGCCCCGGCTCGGGGGGTGTCCCCTGAGCACCATGGTGAAGCGGGGCCCCtgcgggggccgggggggcgggCGGTGCGGCGAAGATCACCGCAAGTACGCCCTGCGCCGGACAGATAAGCCAAAGATGCTGTGCCGCCGGAGGAGGGCGGGCCGAGGGCGCCGGGTGGACGTCACCCCTGAGAGCCGCGTCCTGTCCCCCCTCGCCCTGCCCACCGAGATGCCCCCCGGGCCCGAGGAGCCCGACaccccagtgctgagccccCCGCCGCCACCGAGCCCCACCACGCTGGACCCCAACGAGATGCCCAAAGCCCCCCCGGCAGGGAAGAAGAGCAAGTGCCGGGGGGTGAGGAAGATGGTGGTGAAGATGGCCAAGATCCCCGTGTCCCTGGGGAGGAGGAACAAGACCACCTACAAGGTGTCATCGCTCAGCAGCAACTTGAACCtggaggggaaggagctggcagccagcagctccatggagcccACGCCGCTGCTCAAGATGAAGAACAACGGGCGCAACGTGGTCGTGGTGTTCCCCCCTGGCGAGATGCCCATTATCCTGAAGCGAAAGAGGGGCCGGCCTCCCAAAAACCTGCTGCTGGGCCAAGCCAAGCCCAAGGAGCCCACCCCGGAagtgaagaagaggaggaggaggaagcagaagCTGGCCTCGCCCCAGCCCTCCTACATCGCCGACACCAATGACAGCAAAGCCGATTACTCGGACGTGTTGGCCAAGCTGGCCTTCCTGAACCGGCAGAGCCAGTGCTCGGGGCGCTGCTCGCCGCCCCGCTGCTGGACCCCCAGCGAGCCCGAGTCCATCCACCAAGCCCCCGACACTCAGAGCATCTCCCACTTTCTGCACCGCGTCCAGGGCTTCCGCCGGCGCGGCGGCAAGGCGGGGGGCTTCGGAGGGCGCGGGGGGAGCCACGCCGCCCGCGCCGCACGCTGCTCCTTCAGCGACTTCTTCGAGGGCATcgggaagaagaagaaagccCCTAGCGCCCTCCACGCTGACCCCGTGCACCCCCGCAAGCGCGGCCGGCTGGAGCCCGATCCTGTGGGGAAACCCAAGCGCAAGCGACGGGCGCGCAAGAACGGGGCGCTGTTCCCCGAGCCCAGCTCCGGGCAGAGCTTCGGGGACGGCCCCGCCGCCGAATGGCCCGGGGGGGAGAAGGGCAGCCCCTGGGCCCCCCACCACGGCCACCCCGGCGGCCAGGCCGGACGCAACGGCGGCTACCAAGGGGCCGAGGCGAGACCTTTCCACGCCGCGGGGCTGGAGTCGGGCTCCTCCGGCCGCGCCGCTTTCTACGCCGGCAGCGCGCCGTCCTCGCAGACGGAGAGCGGGCCGGAGCGGCACAGCCTCTTCACCGGATACTTCCGCTCCTTGCTGGACTCCGACGACTCCTCCGACCTGCTGGACTTCGCCCTGTCCGCGTCCCGCTCCGAGTCCCGTAAATCGGCGGCCGCCTACACGGCGCCCCCGGCCGCGCTGCCCGGCCAGCGGGGCATGGCTGCCTACACGGCCCGCGGGGGCAAAGTGCCTGCGGCCAGCCCTGCGGCCGAAGCCGCTTTCCACGCGGCCATGCAAGGCCGGCCGGCCTTCCCTCCCGGCCGCGCCTCCGCCGGCTACGGCGTGACACAAAGCTCGTCGGAGTGCCGGGGCACCGAGTCCTTCCCCAAACTGGCCCCGCCATCCGCCGTGTCCCGGTCGCCCACGGCTCACCCGGCCGCCAGCGGCACCCCCGGCTACTCCCCGTACGGCAGCTACGGCAGCGCCGGGCAGAGCGTGGCGCCCGCCAGCGTGTTCCCGGCAGGAAAGCAGTACCCGTCAGCACAGGACTGCCCCAACAGCAAGGACTGCAGCTTCGCCTacggcagcggcagcagcctCCCGTCCTCgcccagcagtgcccacagTGCCGGCTACGCGCCACCGACAGCTGGTCCCAGTTTGCCGCTGGGAAAAGCCGCCTTCTTCAACAGTGCCGAGCAGGGGGGGCAGTTCTCCAGCGCCGCGCACACCCCCCTGCGCTGCGACAGCCGGGCCAGCACCGTCTCGCCCGGCGGCTACATGGTGCCCAAGGGCTCGGCATCCTTCCAGCCCTCGCCTGAAAACTGCCGGCAGTTCCCCAGCGCTGCGCCATGGGCCTTCCGGCAGGGCTACGGTGGCTTGGATTGGAGCTCGGAAGCCTTCAGCCAGCTCTACAACCCGGGCTTCGAGTGCCACCTCAATGAGCCCAACGTCATCCTGGACATCTCCAACTACACCCCGCAGAAAGCCAAGCAGCAGACGGTCTCCGAGACCTTCTCCGAGTCCTCCTCTGACAGCACCCAGTTCAACCAGCCGGCTGGTTACCGGCGCGCCAACAGCGAGGCGTCCTCCAGTGAGGGCCAGTCCAGcctctccagcctggagaagctgatGATGGACTGGAATGAGGCATCCTCTGCCCCTGGCTACAACTGGAACCAGAGCGTCCTCTTCCAGAGTAACTCTAAGCCCGGTCGAGGCCGACGGAAGAAGGTGGATATGTTCGACACCTCCCACCTGagtttctcctcctcttcctcttcttcctctgtgtACCCCTCCAAGAGGAACACGGGACCCCGGCAGCCCCGGGGTTCCCGAGGGGCTTGTGCCTCCAAGAAGGAGAGGGGGACGGGCAAAGCCAAGTTCCCCACCAAGTCACAGGCGGTGAACCCCCTCTTCCAGGAGAGCACGGACCTGGGCTTGGACTACTACAGCGGGGACAGCAGCAtgtcccccctgccctcccagtCCCGGGGCTTCGGGGTGGGGGAGCGGGACCCCTGCGACTACACCGGCCCCTACTCCATGAACCCCTCCACCCCCTCAGACGGGACCTTCGTCCAGGGGTTCCAGAGCGACTCCCCTGGTTTGGGGCAGCCGGATTTGGAGAGCAAGCacttccctgccctcccacaCCAGCTGGCGGCCCCCGGCCAGCAGACTGTGTTTGAGGCCGGTTTGCAGAAAGCCTTCTCGCCCAACTGCTCCCCGACCTTGGCCTTCAAGGAGGACCTCCGGGCAGGCAGCATCCGAAAGCTGCCCGCCTGCGACTCGCTCAAACACAGCATGCAGGGTGGGGCCCTGCCGCACGCCCCGCACCTGGCCTGCCGCGACCTCCCCATGCCTCAACCGCACTATGACTCCCCCAGTTGCAAAAATCCCCCGTACTGGTATTCCCCCAACGCCAGCACGCGCAGCCCTTCCTACGACGGCAAGGCGGGCACCGGGATGCTGGTGGACTTCATGGGCAGGACAGACCCCCCGTGTCTGAACCCCCACTTGAGCAGCCCGAGCGGCACCCACCCCTCCAAGGGCGAGAAGGAGCCCTTGGAGATGTCCCGGGCCCACCACCGAGGACCCTACGCTTGTCCCTTGATCAATGACTTGAACATCTCCCCCGTACCGAGAGACTCAATGTTGCAGCTGCAGGACAACTACAGGTACCCCAGTTTTGCACCCCAAGGGCACCCCGTCATGGCCCCCACCCAGAAGAGCGGGTTTTTGGGACCCATGGTAGAGCAACAACACCCCGAGGACACTTTTACGGTCACCTCATTGTAG
- the AHDC1 gene encoding transcription factor Gibbin isoform X3 codes for MRVKPPGPVVTTSVVRGSPDYVREPKFYPPGHPVQRPPACPAEKALSCSVLSFPEGSCPALGREHQAGSLLHGDPADRCQSVHGGTKAAEDLLGCAGEPRILGGSAEEASARDRAPKTFPNATLASGRCNVDSILALLRSKCGNGHINLHPVVQLIDIMKDLNRLSEDLKNSGVHLDCGSLRGGGGAHEDSRLLPADRDLQYSFFSSPSLANSIRSPEERGVLLKSDPSRHPRPPARDGEADGGGGSAPQPPGHSVGVGDVSKAPADEAGCSQPDASDYSELAEADILNELASLACPGTQLLESQAMEPQPQLLPAQELDSQSRLLDSQSLESQPQLLDSQSLEPLPESLELQNLEPLGLQSLEPLSESLELQSLEPLSESLELQSLEPLAEPLGLQTLEPLPGALEPPLLPTEPSLLEAQPLGTVSELLEAQPGAGDPLRPHGLQPRLGGCPLSTMVKRGPCGGRGGGRCGEDHRKYALRRTDKPKMLCRRRRAGRGRRVDVTPESRVLSPLALPTEMPPGPEEPDTPVLSPPPPPSPTTLDPNEMPKAPPAGKKSKCRGVRKMVVKMAKIPVSLGRRNKTTYKVSSLSSNLNLEGKELAASSSMEPTPLLKMKNNGRNVVVVFPPGEMPIILKRKRGRPPKNLLLGQAKPKEPTPEVKKRRRRKQKLASPQPSYIADTNDSKADYSDVLAKLAFLNRQSQCSGRCSPPRCWTPSEPESIHQAPDTQSISHFLHRVQGFRRRGGKAGGFGGRGGSHAARAARCSFSDFFEGIGKKKKAPSALHADPVHPRKRGRLEPDPVGKPKRKRRARKNGALFPEPSSGQSFGDGPAAEWPGGEKGSPWAPHHGHPGGQAGRNGGYQGAEARPFHAAGLESGSSGRAAFYAGSAPSSQTESGPERHSLFTGYFRSLLDSDDSSDLLDFALSASRSESRKSAAAYTAPPAALPGQRGMAAYTARGGKVPAASPAAEAAFHAAMQGRPAFPPGRASAGYGVTQSSSECRGTESFPKLAPPSAVSRSPTAHPAASGTPGYSPYGSYGSAGQSVAPASVFPAGKQYPSAQDCPNSKDCSFAYGSGSSLPSSPSSAHSAGYAPPTAGPSLPLGKAAFFNSAEQGGQFSSAAHTPLRCDSRASTVSPGGYMVPKGSASFQPSPENCRQFPSAAPWAFRQGYGGLDWSSEAFSQLYNPGFECHLNEPNVILDISNYTPQKAKQQTVSETFSESSSDSTQFNQPAGYRRANSEASSSEGQSSLSSLEKLMMDWNEASSAPGYNWNQSVLFQSNSKPGRGRRKKVDMFDTSHLSFSSSSSSSSVYPSKRNTGPRQPRGSRGACASKKERGTGKAKFPTKSQAVNPLFQESTDLGLDYYSGDSSMSPLPSQSRGFGVGERDPCDYTGPYSMNPSTPSDGTFVQGFQSDSPGLGQPDLESKHFPALPHQLAAPGQQTVFEAGLQKAFSPNCSPTLAFKEDLRAGSIRKLPACDSLKHSMQGGALPHAPHLACRDLPMPQPHYDSPSCKNPPYWYSPNASTRSPSYDGKAGTGMLVDFMGRTDPPCLNPHLSSPSGTHPSKGEKEPLEMSRAHHRGPYACPLINDLNISPVPRDSMLQLQDNYRYPSFAPQGHPVMAPTQKSGFLGPMVEQQHPEDTFTVTSL; via the coding sequence ATGCGTGTGAAGCCCCCGGGCCCAGTGGTAACGACCAGCGTTGTGCGCGGCTCGCCCGACTACGTCCGAGAGCCCAAATTCTACCCGCCGGGACACCCGGTGCAGCGGCCCCCAGCCTGCCCGGCCGAGAAGGCGTTATCCTGCAGCGTGCTCAGCTTCCCTGAGGGGTCGTGCCCCGCGCTCGGCCGGGAGCACCAGGCAGGCTCGCTGCTGCACGGCGACCCGGCCGACCGCTGCCAGAGCGTCCACGGGGGCACCAAGGCGGCCGAGGACCTGCTGGGCTGCGCCGGGGAGCCCCGGATCCTGGGGGGCAGCGCGGAGGAGGCATCCGCCCGCGACCGGGCGCCCAAAACCTTCCCCAACGCGACACTGGCCTCGGGCCGCTGCAACGTAGACAGCATCCTCGCCTTGCTCCGGAGCAAGTGCGGCAACGGGCACATCAACCTCCACCCCGTGGTGCAGCTCATCGACATCATGAAGGACCTCAACCGCCTCTCCGAGGACCTCAAGAACAGCGGGGTGCACCTGGACTGTGGCAGCCTccgcggtggcggcggggctcaCGAGGACAGCCGCCTCCTGCCCGCTGACCGTGACCTCCAGTACAGCTTCTTCTCCTCGCCCTCCCTGGCCAACAGCATCCGCAGCCCCGAGGAGCGGGGGGTGCTCCTCAAATCCGACCCGTCGCGGCACCCCCGGCCCCCGGCGCGCGATGGAGAAGCTGATGGAGGCGGGGGGAGCGCCCCGCAGCCCCCAGGACACAGTGTGGGTGTGGGGGATGTCTCCAAAGCTCCGGCGGATGAAGCCGGCTGCTCCCAGCCCGATGCCAGCGATTACTCGGAGCTGGCCGAGGCGGACATCCTGAACGAGCTGGCCTCCCTGGCTTGCCCGGGGACGCAGCTGCTGGAGTCGCAGGCGATGGAGCCGCAGCCCCAGTTGCTGCCAGCCCAAGAGCTGGACTCCCAATCCCGGCTGTTGGATTCCCAGTCCCTCGagtcacagccccagctgcttgATTCGCAGAGCCTGGAGCCGCTGCCAGAGTCGCTGGAGCTGCAAAACCTGGAGCCGCTGGGGCTGCAGTCGCTGGAGCCGCTCTCCGAGTCGCTGGAGCTGCAGTCGCTGGAGCCTCTGTCCGAGTCGCTGGAGCTGCAGTCGCTGGAGCCACTGGCGGagcccctggggctgcagaCCCTGGAGCCGCTGCCCGGAGCGCTGGAGCCGCCGCTGCTGCCCACCGAGCCCTCGCTGCTGGAGGCGCAGCCCCTGGGAACCGTCTCGGAGCTGCTGGAGGCGCAGCCGGGCGCTGGGGACCCTCTGCGGCCCCACGGGCTGCAGCCCCGGCTCGGGGGGTGTCCCCTGAGCACCATGGTGAAGCGGGGCCCCtgcgggggccgggggggcgggCGGTGCGGCGAAGATCACCGCAAGTACGCCCTGCGCCGGACAGATAAGCCAAAGATGCTGTGCCGCCGGAGGAGGGCGGGCCGAGGGCGCCGGGTGGACGTCACCCCTGAGAGCCGCGTCCTGTCCCCCCTCGCCCTGCCCACCGAGATGCCCCCCGGGCCCGAGGAGCCCGACaccccagtgctgagccccCCGCCGCCACCGAGCCCCACCACGCTGGACCCCAACGAGATGCCCAAAGCCCCCCCGGCAGGGAAGAAGAGCAAGTGCCGGGGGGTGAGGAAGATGGTGGTGAAGATGGCCAAGATCCCCGTGTCCCTGGGGAGGAGGAACAAGACCACCTACAAGGTGTCATCGCTCAGCAGCAACTTGAACCtggaggggaaggagctggcagccagcagctccatggagcccACGCCGCTGCTCAAGATGAAGAACAACGGGCGCAACGTGGTCGTGGTGTTCCCCCCTGGCGAGATGCCCATTATCCTGAAGCGAAAGAGGGGCCGGCCTCCCAAAAACCTGCTGCTGGGCCAAGCCAAGCCCAAGGAGCCCACCCCGGAagtgaagaagaggaggaggaggaagcagaagCTGGCCTCGCCCCAGCCCTCCTACATCGCCGACACCAATGACAGCAAAGCCGATTACTCGGACGTGTTGGCCAAGCTGGCCTTCCTGAACCGGCAGAGCCAGTGCTCGGGGCGCTGCTCGCCGCCCCGCTGCTGGACCCCCAGCGAGCCCGAGTCCATCCACCAAGCCCCCGACACTCAGAGCATCTCCCACTTTCTGCACCGCGTCCAGGGCTTCCGCCGGCGCGGCGGCAAGGCGGGGGGCTTCGGAGGGCGCGGGGGGAGCCACGCCGCCCGCGCCGCACGCTGCTCCTTCAGCGACTTCTTCGAGGGCATcgggaagaagaagaaagccCCTAGCGCCCTCCACGCTGACCCCGTGCACCCCCGCAAGCGCGGCCGGCTGGAGCCCGATCCTGTGGGGAAACCCAAGCGCAAGCGACGGGCGCGCAAGAACGGGGCGCTGTTCCCCGAGCCCAGCTCCGGGCAGAGCTTCGGGGACGGCCCCGCCGCCGAATGGCCCGGGGGGGAGAAGGGCAGCCCCTGGGCCCCCCACCACGGCCACCCCGGCGGCCAGGCCGGACGCAACGGCGGCTACCAAGGGGCCGAGGCGAGACCTTTCCACGCCGCGGGGCTGGAGTCGGGCTCCTCCGGCCGCGCCGCTTTCTACGCCGGCAGCGCGCCGTCCTCGCAGACGGAGAGCGGGCCGGAGCGGCACAGCCTCTTCACCGGATACTTCCGCTCCTTGCTGGACTCCGACGACTCCTCCGACCTGCTGGACTTCGCCCTGTCCGCGTCCCGCTCCGAGTCCCGTAAATCGGCGGCCGCCTACACGGCGCCCCCGGCCGCGCTGCCCGGCCAGCGGGGCATGGCTGCCTACACGGCCCGCGGGGGCAAAGTGCCTGCGGCCAGCCCTGCGGCCGAAGCCGCTTTCCACGCGGCCATGCAAGGCCGGCCGGCCTTCCCTCCCGGCCGCGCCTCCGCCGGCTACGGCGTGACACAAAGCTCGTCGGAGTGCCGGGGCACCGAGTCCTTCCCCAAACTGGCCCCGCCATCCGCCGTGTCCCGGTCGCCCACGGCTCACCCGGCCGCCAGCGGCACCCCCGGCTACTCCCCGTACGGCAGCTACGGCAGCGCCGGGCAGAGCGTGGCGCCCGCCAGCGTGTTCCCGGCAGGAAAGCAGTACCCGTCAGCACAGGACTGCCCCAACAGCAAGGACTGCAGCTTCGCCTacggcagcggcagcagcctCCCGTCCTCgcccagcagtgcccacagTGCCGGCTACGCGCCACCGACAGCTGGTCCCAGTTTGCCGCTGGGAAAAGCCGCCTTCTTCAACAGTGCCGAGCAGGGGGGGCAGTTCTCCAGCGCCGCGCACACCCCCCTGCGCTGCGACAGCCGGGCCAGCACCGTCTCGCCCGGCGGCTACATGGTGCCCAAGGGCTCGGCATCCTTCCAGCCCTCGCCTGAAAACTGCCGGCAGTTCCCCAGCGCTGCGCCATGGGCCTTCCGGCAGGGCTACGGTGGCTTGGATTGGAGCTCGGAAGCCTTCAGCCAGCTCTACAACCCGGGCTTCGAGTGCCACCTCAATGAGCCCAACGTCATCCTGGACATCTCCAACTACACCCCGCAGAAAGCCAAGCAGCAGACGGTCTCCGAGACCTTCTCCGAGTCCTCCTCTGACAGCACCCAGTTCAACCAGCCGGCTGGTTACCGGCGCGCCAACAGCGAGGCGTCCTCCAGTGAGGGCCAGTCCAGcctctccagcctggagaagctgatGATGGACTGGAATGAGGCATCCTCTGCCCCTGGCTACAACTGGAACCAGAGCGTCCTCTTCCAGAGTAACTCTAAGCCCGGTCGAGGCCGACGGAAGAAGGTGGATATGTTCGACACCTCCCACCTGagtttctcctcctcttcctcttcttcctctgtgtACCCCTCCAAGAGGAACACGGGACCCCGGCAGCCCCGGGGTTCCCGAGGGGCTTGTGCCTCCAAGAAGGAGAGGGGGACGGGCAAAGCCAAGTTCCCCACCAAGTCACAGGCGGTGAACCCCCTCTTCCAGGAGAGCACGGACCTGGGCTTGGACTACTACAGCGGGGACAGCAGCAtgtcccccctgccctcccagtCCCGGGGCTTCGGGGTGGGGGAGCGGGACCCCTGCGACTACACCGGCCCCTACTCCATGAACCCCTCCACCCCCTCAGACGGGACCTTCGTCCAGGGGTTCCAGAGCGACTCCCCTGGTTTGGGGCAGCCGGATTTGGAGAGCAAGCacttccctgccctcccacaCCAGCTGGCGGCCCCCGGCCAGCAGACTGTGTTTGAGGCCGGTTTGCAGAAAGCCTTCTCGCCCAACTGCTCCCCGACCTTGGCCTTCAAGGAGGACCTCCGGGCAGGCAGCATCCGAAAGCTGCCCGCCTGCGACTCGCTCAAACACAGCATGCAGGGTGGGGCCCTGCCGCACGCCCCGCACCTGGCCTGCCGCGACCTCCCCATGCCTCAACCGCACTATGACTCCCCCAGTTGCAAAAATCCCCCGTACTGGTATTCCCCCAACGCCAGCACGCGCAGCCCTTCCTACGACGGCAAGGCGGGCACCGGGATGCTGGTGGACTTCATGGGCAGGACAGACCCCCCGTGTCTGAACCCCCACTTGAGCAGCCCGAGCGGCACCCACCCCTCCAAGGGCGAGAAGGAGCCCTTGGAGATGTCCCGGGCCCACCACCGAGGACCCTACGCTTGTCCCTTGATCAATGACTTGAACATCTCCCCCGTACCGAGAGACTCAATGTTGCAGCTGCAGGACAACTACAGGTACCCCAGTTTTGCACCCCAAGGGCACCCCGTCATGGCCCCCACCCAGAAGAGCGGGTTTTTGGGACCCATGGTAGAGCAACAACACCCCGAGGACACTTTTACGGTCACCTCATTGTAG